GCACGTGCGTGCCAATGCGGAATCAGAAGTGAATCTTGGTGGATCGCCTACGATTTCTCCTGAAGATTTGGCCAGATGGGAGCAAGGAACAGAAAAAGGTTTCCAAAGCTTCGATTACTATGATTTCATTATGAAGCCAAATGTGCCTCAATCTTCTATTAATGCAAGTGCTACAGGGGGATCTGAAAACACCAAGTATTTTTTCTCCCTTTCTCATTTAGATCAGGATGCAATGATCGATGATTATTTGTTCCAACGAACAAATTTTCAATCTAATATCGATATGACGCTAGCTGATGGATTTACTGTAGGTACTCAGTTGAGCGGAAGATTGGAAAACAGAGAACAAGTAGGTGTTCCTGGATTGGATGATTACTTCAATCCTTTCCTAAGTATCTTCACCATGTGGCCAACAGAAAGGCCTTATGCAAATGATAATCCTAATTATGTCAATGGGGATGTTCACAATATCAATGTGAACCCAGCCACCTATACCAAAGATATTACAGGGTATATTGATGAAGTTAATAGAGCTATCAAAGCCAACTTTTATGCTCAATATGAATTTGATTTTGGCTTATCCTTAAAAGGAACATACTCTTATAGTTTCAACAACTTTGATTTTGATGGATTTGAGTATACCTACGATGGATACATCTATAATGAAGATACTGATGTATATGAAACTCGTCCAGAGTGGGGAAACCAAAACCCTTGGAGAGAGAGAAGAAAAAGAAACACAATTGATCAAGTGGCTCAGTTCCAAATAAACTACGGTAAGAACTGGGGAGATCACTACGTTTCAGCTATTGCAGCTTATGAAAGATGGAGTAATAACTCGCACAATATGGTAGTTCATACTGTGCCACCAAATAATTATATTCCACTCATGTCTTTTGCTGATCAAGATCTTTTGATAGATCAAATTTATCAAGAGGCTAGAGAGGGTTATTTGGCGAAAATCAATTATAACTACAAAGAGAAGTACCTTTTAGAGCTTTTCGGACGTCTTGATGGATCTTTCCTTTTTGATGAAGAAAACAGGTATGGATTTTTCCCAGGCGTAACTGCAGGGTGGCAAATCTCTGATGAAGGATTTATGGACGGCGTCAAAGGAAACTTCCTAAGTGGATTAAAGCTTCGTGCTTCTTGGGGCCAGACAGGTAGTGATAGATTCATTGGAAGCAATAATTTCATTGTAGATCCATTCAGTTACTATTCAGGTTACAACTTCATTCCTACAGCAGGTGGAAGTGCCATTCTAAATGGGTCTTTCGTTCCAGGTGTAGATCCAAGAGGTATTCCAGTTACTAACCTTTCTTGGATTACTAATACCAATATCAACTTTGGTATTGACTCCTACTTTTTCAAAAATAAATTGTTTGTCCAAGCTGATATTTTTGAAAGAAGAAGAACAGGACTCCCTGCTGGTAGATACGATGTGTTATTACCTACAGAAGTAGGATATACACTGCCTTCTGAAAACTTAGAATCAGATGCTCACCGTGGTATTGAAGGTATTATTACTTATGCTGCTACGGTAGGTGATGTGAATTTCTCTTTAAGTGCCAATGGTACCATTTCCAGACTGAAGATTGTGGAAAGATATAAGCCACGTTTTGGAAACTCGTGGAACGAATATCGTACCGATCAAGAAGGAAGATGGGCAAACATCAACTGGGGTTATCAAGTAGAAGGCAGATTTGAAAGCCAGGAAGAAATTGATAATTATCCTGTAAACATTGACGGACAAGGAAACAGAAACCTTCTTCCAGGTGACTTTATTTATAAAGATGTGAATGGTGATGGAGTGATCAATGGCATGGATGAGAGACCTATTGGATATGCAACAGGAGCAAATCCATACATGAGTTTCGGTTTAAACGGTTCAGTAAATTATAAAGGATTTGATCTTTATTTCAGCTTTGCTGGAGCATCTATGCAAACATTTACTAGAAACTGGGAATTGAGATATCCATTCCAAAACAATGGTACCTCGCCAGATTATATGTTTGAGGACAGATGGCACAGAGAGGATCTGTTCAACACAGATAGCGATTGGGTTCCAGGTACTTATCCTGCCATCAGAAGGTTTGGTGCAAATCACCTATACAATAACAACACCTTCTGGTTGACTAATGTGAAATATATCAGATTGAGAAACCTTGAAGTTGGTTATAGATTACCAGCTCCAGTTTTGGATAAAATTGGTATAAGTACACTAAGAGTATATGCTTCAGGTACAAACTTATTCTCATTGGATAATGTGAAGGACTTTGGAATTGATCCTGAAATCGGTGCGGCTAACGGATTGGTTTATCCTCAGCAACGTTTATTCACATTTGGTTTCAATATCACCCTATAAACGATACTAATATGAAATTATTCAAAAGATATATGTTGGGGTTGGCACTATTGACTGTGATTTCAACCTCATGCGATACGGACTTCCTCGAATTGGAACCGCCTAATATTCTACTTGATGATCAAGTATGGAATGACCCAAAATTGGTAACGGGTGTTTTATCTAACTATTATGATAGACTTCCAACGCATACGACACTAACTGGTGGATGGGCTGATTTTGCTGCCTATGACGAAGCGATGTGGTCTGGATACTCTGGGAATGATGGACTAAATAACATTTTCTCATATAGCTTCAATAGATGGCAGCTTTGGGATTATGGTTTGATTCGAGATATCAATTTGGCAATCGATAAGCTAAATACGATTTCTGAACTTCCAGAAGCTCAAAAGGCCCAGTTTGAAAGTGAACTGCGATTCATTAGAGCGTATGTTTATTTTGAGCATGTGAAAAGAATGGGGGGCGTTCCATTAATTACAGAGGAATTGATCTATGATTTCAATGGTGACCCTACTTATTTACAGAATCCTAGAAATACGGAAGCTGAAGTTTATGATTTCGTGATCAGTGAAATGCAAGACATTTTACCGACAATTGGAAATACCGGAAGTAATACCAGAGCAAATAGATTTACTGCATTGGCTGTAATTAGTAGAGCTGCTTTGTATGCAGGATCTTTAGCTAAATACAATGGAGCTATGGGTTCTCCAATCACTCTTCCAAATAATGAGGTTGGAATTGATCCATCAAGAGCTGATTCCTATTACTCTACTTCTCTACAAGCTTCTCAAACCATCATCAATGAAGGTGGCTACAACTTGTATAATTCTAATCCAGATTTGGGTGAGAATTTCTATGAGGCAATTATCACTAAAAATGGTAATCCAGAAGTGATCTGGGCTCAAGACTATTTATTGTCTGCGGATAAAAGACATGGATTTACTTACGATAATGTAGCTAGATCTGCGCGTGAAGATAACTTAGGTTCTTCGGCCATCACTCCAGGTCTTAATCTTGTGGAGGATTTTCAGTACCTGGACGGAAGTTCAGGTGAGTTGAAAACTCATGAAGCAGATGGATCAGATTATATCTACTATGATGAGGTAAATGAAATCTTCGAAGGTAAAGATGCTCGTCTATATGGTACGGTAATTTACCCTGGTTCTACTTTCAGAGGTCAGGAGATCTTTATGCAGGCTGGAGTCATGGTTTGGAATGGCAGTAGCTATGATCGAATTGAGTCTGACGGTATTGCTACGGAATATGAAGATGGAGGAGTTTTGGTTGCGGCCGGTGGACCTCACCGTTCTATTCAGGAAGTTTCTAACACTGGATTTTATCTAAGAAAGTATGTAGATAATGCTGTAGGAGCTAGTACTCGTGGTATCCGAAGCGAAGTATGGTGGGTAAGATTTAGACTTGGTGAGATTTACCTTAATGCTGCTGAAGCTGCATACGAACTTGGCCAGCCTGAAGCTGTTGATTATATCAATGTGCTAAGAGAAAGAGCTGGTTTTGGAGCAAATAGTTTAAGCAGTTTGACAATGGAAGATATCATGCAAGAGCGTAGAGTAGAGCTTGCATTCGAAGATCATGTAGTATGGGATTATAAAAGATGGAGAGTGGCTCATGAAAAATGGTCAGGAAATCCAGACAACCCTGAAAGTATGATCTATAGTCTTTATCCATACAGGGTAGTAAGACCAGGCGATCCTCGCGATGGTAAATATATCTTCGTGAAATCTGTTGCACCAAGGTTTAGAGCACCAAGATTCTTCCAAATGGGTAACTATTACTCTCAGATTTCTCAGGGTGTAATTGATGCCAATCCGAAAATTGTAAGAAATCCATTCCACTAAAAAGTCGAAGCTATGAAATTGAAATATATAAAAGCGTACATGATCCTGCTGATAGGCCTAATGGCCGCAGGTTGTGAGTTCGATAACTTCGAGGAACCCAAGTCAACACTTTCAGGTAGAATAGTGTACAATGGGGAAGCTCTTGGTCTTCGAAGTAATGGGGTTGAACTCGAACTTTGGCAGCCAGGGTTTGATCTTTACCAAAAGATCCCTGTTTATGTAGCCCAAGACGGCACATTCTCAGCGGTAATTTTTGATGGAGATTATAAGATGAATCTAATCCGAGGTAATGGACCTTGGATGGATAGAACTGACTCTATTGATGTTCAGGTCAGAGGATCACAAATTATTGATGTAGAGGTTCAGCCTTACTATGTTGTGAACAATGCAAGTGTTAGTCCAAGCGGGAATAGCCTATCTGTCACCTTTACGGTTGATGGAGTGAATACCAATAGAGACTTAGAGTTTGCAGGTGTTTACATGGGTAGAACATCCATTACAGATATTGTAAGGAATGAGGGATCTTTTAATGTTCCCGCAGACCAAATTGAAATTGGTATACCCATAACAGTGGAGGTGCCCATACCAGGTGGACTCGCA
Above is a window of Algoriphagus machipongonensis DNA encoding:
- a CDS encoding SusC/RagA family TonB-linked outer membrane protein, producing MALNINKSMIESDYKDVEVSGTVVDAQGLPLPGVSVIVQGTTTGVATDLDGKYSLTVPGPESVLVFSFIGFNSQEVTVGNQTSINITLTENLANLDEVLVVGYGVQKRGTITGAIGEVKADDLIRTPAVTTSGALVGKIQGVTARQTDARPGASTTIQIRNMGTPLFVIDGIPSDAAQFNNLGQSDIESISILKDASAAIYGMRAANGVVLVTTKKGSQNQKAEISLSGYYGLQNFTRYPQPANAFQHVRANAESEVNLGGSPTISPEDLARWEQGTEKGFQSFDYYDFIMKPNVPQSSINASATGGSENTKYFFSLSHLDQDAMIDDYLFQRTNFQSNIDMTLADGFTVGTQLSGRLENREQVGVPGLDDYFNPFLSIFTMWPTERPYANDNPNYVNGDVHNINVNPATYTKDITGYIDEVNRAIKANFYAQYEFDFGLSLKGTYSYSFNNFDFDGFEYTYDGYIYNEDTDVYETRPEWGNQNPWRERRKRNTIDQVAQFQINYGKNWGDHYVSAIAAYERWSNNSHNMVVHTVPPNNYIPLMSFADQDLLIDQIYQEAREGYLAKINYNYKEKYLLELFGRLDGSFLFDEENRYGFFPGVTAGWQISDEGFMDGVKGNFLSGLKLRASWGQTGSDRFIGSNNFIVDPFSYYSGYNFIPTAGGSAILNGSFVPGVDPRGIPVTNLSWITNTNINFGIDSYFFKNKLFVQADIFERRRTGLPAGRYDVLLPTEVGYTLPSENLESDAHRGIEGIITYAATVGDVNFSLSANGTISRLKIVERYKPRFGNSWNEYRTDQEGRWANINWGYQVEGRFESQEEIDNYPVNIDGQGNRNLLPGDFIYKDVNGDGVINGMDERPIGYATGANPYMSFGLNGSVNYKGFDLYFSFAGASMQTFTRNWELRYPFQNNGTSPDYMFEDRWHREDLFNTDSDWVPGTYPAIRRFGANHLYNNNTFWLTNVKYIRLRNLEVGYRLPAPVLDKIGISTLRVYASGTNLFSLDNVKDFGIDPEIGAANGLVYPQQRLFTFGFNITL
- a CDS encoding DUF3823 domain-containing protein; amino-acid sequence: MKLKYIKAYMILLIGLMAAGCEFDNFEEPKSTLSGRIVYNGEALGLRSNGVELELWQPGFDLYQKIPVYVAQDGTFSAVIFDGDYKMNLIRGNGPWMDRTDSIDVQVRGSQIIDVEVQPYYVVNNASVSPSGNSLSVTFTVDGVNTNRDLEFAGVYMGRTSITDIVRNEGSFNVPADQIEIGIPITVEVPIPGGLAGRGDIFVRVGAKTSGVAELVYTQVENIPL
- a CDS encoding RagB/SusD family nutrient uptake outer membrane protein, producing MKLFKRYMLGLALLTVISTSCDTDFLELEPPNILLDDQVWNDPKLVTGVLSNYYDRLPTHTTLTGGWADFAAYDEAMWSGYSGNDGLNNIFSYSFNRWQLWDYGLIRDINLAIDKLNTISELPEAQKAQFESELRFIRAYVYFEHVKRMGGVPLITEELIYDFNGDPTYLQNPRNTEAEVYDFVISEMQDILPTIGNTGSNTRANRFTALAVISRAALYAGSLAKYNGAMGSPITLPNNEVGIDPSRADSYYSTSLQASQTIINEGGYNLYNSNPDLGENFYEAIITKNGNPEVIWAQDYLLSADKRHGFTYDNVARSAREDNLGSSAITPGLNLVEDFQYLDGSSGELKTHEADGSDYIYYDEVNEIFEGKDARLYGTVIYPGSTFRGQEIFMQAGVMVWNGSSYDRIESDGIATEYEDGGVLVAAGGPHRSIQEVSNTGFYLRKYVDNAVGASTRGIRSEVWWVRFRLGEIYLNAAEAAYELGQPEAVDYINVLRERAGFGANSLSSLTMEDIMQERRVELAFEDHVVWDYKRWRVAHEKWSGNPDNPESMIYSLYPYRVVRPGDPRDGKYIFVKSVAPRFRAPRFFQMGNYYSQISQGVIDANPKIVRNPFH